AAATGCCAATGCGATCAAAATGACCAAAGCACTTACGTACTTCATACTACACCTCTTCTTAAAATTAATAAAATAAATATCGCGAGTTTTCCCACTTCGCATGCCTATTATACACGAAAGTGTCTACGTGGTCAATATATAAATATAAAAACCTACGAAAAAATCGCAGGTTCTAATAGTAACCGTCTATTTTTTTAAATTTTATCTCGATCCGGCGCCCCATTCGTAATTAAGATCCAAACGAAATGAAACCTCTTTTTTATCTTCTTCCGACGGATTGTCAACAATCAGGTAATACAGTGTTTTTTGCGCTCGAAATTGATTAAGTAACCGAATTTTAAATGTGTGTTGTATTTTTTCGCCGGAATCATACTGTGTTTTGTAGGGTTCTTCTTCTTTAAATTTGAGAAAATTTTCTTCGTCCATCACCATCACACGCGCTTTGCGATCGCCACCGTCTTCGACACGCCATTCACCATCCACTTCGATCGCTTCCATCTTATCTTCCAGCGTAATTTCAAACTGATAATACTCACCTTTTCCAAGTGTTTCTTTCTTTTCGACATGTGTGATTTTACTGTTCATCACGGCTTTATTGCTGCCGCAGCCAAACAGCATCACGGACGCCAACATCGCTACGCTATAAAGCCAAATTTTACTTAAGCGCATACATTTCCCTTTCTGAAATAATAAAAGTTATTGACCTCGCATACATCAGTATATCTATTTTGAGGTAAACGATGATTCATCCTTTATAAAACATCCATTTGGCTAATTCGGGCAACGTGATTTTTTTACCGTACATGAGGATTCCGATACGATATATGCGACCGGCTACCCACACAGCGCTCAAAAAACCGACGATCAGCAAACTCATCGAAAGGGCCAATTGCCACCAAGGCACGCCAAAAGGTATTCGTCCTAACATTACAATGGGTGATGAAAACGGAATCATCGATGCCCAAAATGCCACCGGCCCGTGCGGATCATTGACCGAAACCTGAAGCAGAAAAAAAGATAGAATCACCGGTATGGTGACGGGAAATGATAACGACTGCACGTCACCGGCATCATTGGCGCCCGAGGCCGCGGCGGCGTACAATGCCGCATAAAAAAGATAACCGCCTAGAAAATAAAACACGAAGCAGAAAAATAATTCTGTAAAATTAATCGAATCCAGATTTTTCATAAATACGGTTATCGCCTCCGCATCACGGGCGTTGATACCGCCTTGGGCAAGTGCATCCGGAGATAGCTGACCCATCTGCGGACCCAGCAGCAGCATTGCCCCCTGAAACAGTAACGCGCCGATAGCTATCCATGACACGAGCTGAGTCAATCCGACGGCAGCTACGCCGAGTATCTTACCTGTTAACATTTCAAAAGGCCGCACGGACGAGACGATCACTTCCACGATGCGATTGGCTTTTTCCTCCACCACACCATTCATCACCATCACGCCGTAGATGATAAGAATGATATAAATAATGATACCCATAATAATAGCCGTCGTAAGAGCGACAACTTTATTATCTGAAGACTCACCTTCTTCGGTCATAATGATCGTTTCAAACGAAACACGCTGTTTGATCGCATCGATCTTATCCTTAGTCATTCCGGCCTCGGATAATCGCTCTTTTTCCTGTTCACGTGACAGTTCGCTATTGATATATAAGGTTGTCGTAAACCCAAGACCGCGGGATGAAAAATATTTTACCCCATCGTTTGGATCGGTACTAGCCGCAGGAATATACAAAACACCGTCATAATTATATTTGGTGTCCCGATACACGCGTTTGAGCGAATCCAGGGGCATGGATTCGTAGAAAAACTGAACAAGCCGTGAATCCTGTAATTTCTGAATATATAACCCGCTTTCGTCTCGTACGGCAATACGTTCGGCATCGTTATTGCGCGCGATCAGAAATATCGTCACCGGCAAAAGAAGCATCAAAAAAGGTACGACCAGTGTCGTAATCAAAAATGATCGTTTGGTCACGCGGCTGATATATTCACGTTTTAAAACAAGGCCTATTTTACGCATGGTTGTATCCCTTCACGTGTTCGATGAAAATTTCATTGAGCGACGGTAAAACCTCCTGAAATGCATGCATTTCCACCCGGCTCAAAAGGTGCGTTAATAATTGATTGGGCGAAACACCGGGTTGTGTTGCGATCACGGCCTCACCCGTTTTTTGAGATACGATCGAATAAACGGCATCGCCGGATTGCGGTAAAGCTCCGTCAAATTGTATGCGATAGTGATGCTTTTTGAACTGTTGTTTGATCGCTTTGACTTCACCATTAAGTATATTTTGACCTTGATGCACCAGCGCTATACGATCGCATATTTCTTCGACTTGCTCCATACGGTGTGTGGAAAATATAATCGTCGCACCCAGTTCTTTGAGACGATGGATTTCATCTTTGATCAGATCGGCATTGATCGGATCCAATCCGGAAAAAGGTTCGTCCAGTATAAGCAGGTCCGGTTCGTGTACGACGGTTGCAACAAATTGAACTTTCTGTTGCATCCCTTTGGATAACTCCTCTACCTTTTTATTCCACCAGTTCATGATATCCAACCGTTCAAACCAAGCTTTCACTTTTTTTTCAGCATCCCAAGATGACAACCCTCGCAACTCGGCGAGATACATCACATGATCGCCGATTTTCATTTGTTTATACAATCCTCGTTCTTCAGGCATATATCCTATTTTTTGAGTGTGTTCGGGTTTGATAGGATTCCCGTCAAAAAGAATAGCGCCTTCATCCGGCATCGTGATTTGTGTGATCATACGGATCAATGATGTTTTGCCTGCACCATTGGGGCCAAGTAAACCGAAAATGGATTGCCGAGGCACGTCCAGAGTAATACGATCCACCGCCGTGTGCGACTGATAGCGCTTGACTACATCGCGCACAGAAAGTTTAGCATCCGTCATCGTCATGATTTTCCCTCGAAAGTAATTAATTATGTAAAGTCGTTTCTATGTTTTCCAAGACTTGTAACTGAGCCGCCATTTGTTGTGCATCTTTATCAAACATCCAGCGAACATAAGGGCGATAAAAAACTGTAACTACGGCGATAAAACCCATAAATCCGAGTTTGAAATACATCATATAATTTTCGTTTACAGCCTCCATAGGTATAAACAAAACAATCAATGCAAGCACTATGCTGAAGCCGTATGCCGAACGCAGGTAGATACGAATTGTTTTTTGATGAAGCCGAAGGTATGCCGTATGACGTGCACGCAGATCAATTCCGTAATCTAATGATGATACCCGGCGAATCAGAAGAATAAACAAAAAGCCATTGGGTATAATAAAAAGAAAAGACGCCACTGTAATCGTCAATGAAATCAGTGGTAAATGCGATTGGACAAATAACACCGCGCCAATCATAAAAAGGATGGCCAACATTCCGCTCAATTCAAAAAGAAGTTTTTTTCGGATACGAAGTTGCGCCGTTCGAATCCGCATTTCCAGAAGTTCACGAATATCCTTTTCATTCATACCGGTTTGAGGATAAAGCGACTGCCCTTGTTTCCAAAGTTCACGGAGTTCATCGTTTTCCATGATTTCCGGCCTCCATGATTTGTTTGAGTTGTTTCTTAATACGATTGATTTTTACGCCGACGTTGGATTCCGTCAGACCCATGATCACCGCCATATCGGCGTAACTTACTTCCTCGAGATACAAAACGATCAGCGCTTTTTCGACGGGTTCGAGCTGCGTTATCGCCGACTCCAATCTCCGTAACGGTTCGGTGTCTTCACTTTTTTCCGGAGCCATATTTTCCAGTACGCCGTCTTCCACCCGCTCGGCGACGATCGAACGCTGCTGCTTACGTTTGTACATCAGCGCCGTATTGAGTGCCACGCGATAGAGCCACGTCGAAAACTTGGAAGCACCTTCGAATCGCGGATACGATTTCCATGCATTGAGCAAAACTTCCTGAAAAAGATCATCCTGATCATCCGGCGTGTGCGCGTACACCCGGCATATTTTATAAATGATCCCCTGATGTGTATGCACCAGATCGAGAAAAGTTTTAGAAATAACGTCCATCCGACCTTTCGTTTTGCTCATAGGTTGCCGCAAAGTGCGAAAACTTACAAGGTTTCAAAACGAAATCGTATAAAAAAGAAAACCGGGTATGAGGAAACCCGGTTTATACGATATATTGCAGGGCGCCGATATATCGCGGATACATATATAGGATAAACTAAGGCGTGCGGGATTTGGTTTTGAAAAAACTCAGCACGGTTTCCGTTGTATTAAAATCATTAAAAAACCATTGATGTCCTTCTTCTTCCGGCGTCAGCAGACGGATTTCATGGCCCGATTCCAAACCATACCGATCCAACGTAGTATTTTTCCCCGCTTTTTCGCCGATCGCCGTTCGCTGCATTTTATAATAATTGCCCCACCACGTTAATGTTTGTGGCGCAGAAAGCAGCGAAAAACTGCCTTCATTGGAACCTTGATACGGTAAAACGCCGTCATTTTTACCGTGAATGATAAGCACCGAAGTTTTTTCTTCCGGCGCACCATAGGTGGAGAGCGGCTGATTCATCGACGATGCCACACTGGCAACAGCGGCAAAACGATGGGATAAACGGCAAGCCACATGATGGGCAAAAAGCCCTCCCTGCGAAAATCCGACAGCATATACACGGCGCGTATTTACAGGATATTTATCTATCATCGTTTTATATATCGCATCAATAAACCCTATGTCGTCAATGCCGAGACGGTAAGGTTTATTACACCGGCAGCCTTCGTCCCAATTTTCGACTTTGGCATCCGGATACACAAAGATACAGGAATCACCCCACGTACTTTTGTCAAAACCGGAGAACGAACGAATACCCGCGCCGTTTCCGCCGGCGCCGTGAAAAACAAAAACGAGCGGATATTTTTTTCCATCGCGTAGCATCGGCACCGATGTGATATATGTACGATCGGCAAAAGTCGAATCCGCCACCGTTTCGGGATACACCGGTTTGAGCGGCCCGTCTTCGCATGCCGTCATCATTGCAGCCAATGTATAGATCATAAGAAGTAAGGAATGCAGCATAGTTATTTGGCCTCCGGTGTAAAGCGACGAATCATCGGAGGCGCCGCCTTGGTTATATCCAATTGATGATTTTTATCGTAAGCGCCCCACGGGCTATTGGCTATGTAGTACAAAGAACCGCTCGCCACACATCCCAACGTAGGTTCACCTAAGAAATGAGCATTATTATCAATAACCTCAACGGAAGTGATTTTATTCCATGCCGGATCACAGCTCAATCGTAGAACACGCAACGGGCTTGTTCCATTTTGTATCGCATAAATGGCCGTGCCGTCTATCAGTAATCCATCAATGCCTCGCAACAGCGAAGACGGCTTGAAGAATAGTTTTACCGTTTCACCTGTTTTGATGCTAAGGCGATAGATGCCGGAAACGTAATCAGCGATGACAATGTACTGCTGATCGTGCGTTACGTCGATACCTTGCAAATTCCATACGTCATCCATTGTTTTCCATTTTACCATTTTTTTCATATCCGGATCGATGTGATAAATCTCCGGCGCTTTACTGTCGCTGATAAAAACCGAACCCGAAGCCGTAACACAAAGGTCACCGAAAATATGCCCACCCGAAACTTCAAATCGAGCGACTTCATGACCGCCATCAGCATCAAAACAAACAACAGCGGCTCTCCCGTCAAGTGAATCCGTGAACCCTGACATTTCCGACATGACCGATGTTGTCACCCATAAACGACGACGCAGAGAATCTATACGCATGCCCATCACCGAATACAAAGGTTTCGACGGCTTAAAAAAAGTCGTACCCCATATCCCGTCAGAACGCCGGACTCCGATCAATCCTTTCCTAATACTTCCTGTGATCCAGCGTTTGTTTTTTTTATCAAAAGTAATCCCTTCGGGATGAAAACCACGATCATCCAGTGTAAAAGCCGTTTCAGATTTTACAATTACGGTTTGGAGTGATTCGGCTAATTGCCGGGTGGATGCAAATCGCGGATCTGTTTTTACCGCATCGAAATCCGAGTCTTCAAAAAATTTTAATCCGGCATTCACATACAATGCAGCGCGAAGCGGCGCCCATACTTTATCTGTCTGACCTGTCAACACATATCCGGCAGCAAGGTTATATAGTATTCCGTAGTTATTAGGACGCAGAGAATCGGCCCGTTCGAAATGATAAATCATTTTTGTGTAATTTTTTTCATTGGCTGCCGTCGCGGCTTCTTTGTAATGAAACTGATACTTCTCCATACGAGTTTGGGCTTGCGTCGTAATCGTTATTAACCAACAAAAAGCAAAAAATGAAATTCGATGCATAAAAATGTTTCCTGTTTTGATTTTTCAATCATACTTCATACGAACTGCGACTTCGTATTATTTTTGAGATTCAATCATTTGTTTCAATTTTATTTTTCTACCGTCAGCGCCCAACTTTAAAGCTTTTTCCCACATTTCTTTGTAGTTATTTGTTTTATTGCTTCTCTTGTTCTCTGCTTTAATCTGCAATTGGGCGAACTCCTCCCCATATAAATCAAGCCAAACATCATATAGATATAAGAATAATAATTCATGATCGTTAAAATCCTTTGTACGACGTTTCAAACAAAAATGAAGCCTATGTCCTAACTCATGAATCAAAGTACCTTGTTTGATAAGAGTAGGGTAACTTGATCTCAATCGCATGGGCGTGTCCGGCCCACCTGAATTACTGGGCATGTCGACGACATGCACTATTACAAGTGTATCAATAAAATTCATGCCGGAAATACGCTCCATTGCTTCAACTATTTTTTTGCTTTCGGAATACCATATAGAGTCGTATTCATTTTTTTCTGAAACTGTAGTTGAATCGGAAGCCATAAAAATCAATTTTAGTTTTGTCTGTCCAGCGATGTGCGCCGAAAAAAGAAGAAACGTCATGACTAAAATTTTCATAATCAGCCTTACCGGATATGTGAAACATGAATTGATCAACCTGACCACACAATATACGGTGACTTTATCACTGTAAACGATATCGGTGGCGTGAAACGTCATTTTTTTGGAGGGAATGGTATGTTTATGAAGGAAAATCCAATTATATTGGTCGTATGATTAATTTATTGTATCCCTCATGGTTGTGGCGCATGACGATTGCCGCATGTATCGGTTTATTTTCATATCCCGTGATCATGCTTATCCGCGGTTATACGATCGAATTGACCACAGGATATTATTATGCCGGTTTTTCTTTGTATGCTGCTTGTGCCCATGCCTGGATGATAGAGTGGCATTTATTTAAGAATCGCCGTTTGCGGAACAAACTATCATGGCTTGATCATACCTGGTTACGTTTTTTAATTGAGCTTCCGTTGG
This window of the bacterium genome carries:
- a CDS encoding RNA polymerase sigma factor → MDVISKTFLDLVHTHQGIIYKICRVYAHTPDDQDDLFQEVLLNAWKSYPRFEGASKFSTWLYRVALNTALMYKRKQQRSIVAERVEDGVLENMAPEKSEDTEPLRRLESAITQLEPVEKALIVLYLEEVSYADMAVIMGLTESNVGVKINRIKKQLKQIMEAGNHGKR
- a CDS encoding ABC transporter ATP-binding protein, with the translated sequence MTMTDAKLSVRDVVKRYQSHTAVDRITLDVPRQSIFGLLGPNGAGKTSLIRMITQITMPDEGAILFDGNPIKPEHTQKIGYMPEERGLYKQMKIGDHVMYLAELRGLSSWDAEKKVKAWFERLDIMNWWNKKVEELSKGMQQKVQFVATVVHEPDLLILDEPFSGLDPINADLIKDEIHRLKELGATIIFSTHRMEQVEEICDRIALVHQGQNILNGEVKAIKQQFKKHHYRIQFDGALPQSGDAVYSIVSQKTGEAVIATQPGVSPNQLLTHLLSRVEMHAFQEVLPSLNEIFIEHVKGYNHA
- a CDS encoding ABC transporter permease, encoding MRKIGLVLKREYISRVTKRSFLITTLVVPFLMLLLPVTIFLIARNNDAERIAVRDESGLYIQKLQDSRLVQFFYESMPLDSLKRVYRDTKYNYDGVLYIPAASTDPNDGVKYFSSRGLGFTTTLYINSELSREQEKERLSEAGMTKDKIDAIKQRVSFETIIMTEEGESSDNKVVALTTAIIMGIIIYIILIIYGVMVMNGVVEEKANRIVEVIVSSVRPFEMLTGKILGVAAVGLTQLVSWIAIGALLFQGAMLLLGPQMGQLSPDALAQGGINARDAEAITVFMKNLDSINFTELFFCFVFYFLGGYLFYAALYAAAASGANDAGDVQSLSFPVTIPVILSFFLLQVSVNDPHGPVAFWASMIPFSSPIVMLGRIPFGVPWWQLALSMSLLIVGFLSAVWVAGRIYRIGILMYGKKITLPELAKWMFYKG